The DNA segment ACGCAGGATCGATTCAAGCATTAGGGTTTCTAGTTCTTCATTTGTGTTCGGGTGTTGTGTTAGCGTGTAGGTTCTTCGTTTCTAATTCTTGAGATTGCTGAAATCTTTCATGACTCTCAACAAATTGTGGATCCCTTATAAGAGAAACATGAACAAAACCTTTACAGGTCTTACCTTCAAATGTATTCTCTACATATGGGTATTTATGTTATCTTATTTTGGATGGATGTTCCAATAGTTTAATACAGATTCACTTGGAAGGAAACAGAGTGCCTTGGCCAAAATAACTCGGCTTCATAGTATGTTTCCGAGGGAAAAAAAAGGTGAAAAAACACTATGTGTGTCTAGTATCATTACTGGCATCGACAGTTTAGACACTAAATCCACTCTATGATACTGCTTGAGCATATGATGTTGGTGTGCTTTCAAGGATTATATTGCAACATCCCAGTACTTCAAAATTGGAAGATGATTGTGACTTGGATTAGTATAGGAGACTAGATGAGTTGGCCCTACTATTAATAAATTGCACTTAGTAGTTTTAACTATACGGTAAATGCTCATTCTAACAAGGTTCTTGAGCTAGTAGGACCATCTCATTGCCTTTTCTATGTGCCTGGCCTAGAAGTTCATCCCTTAGAACAGGTCCATCAAATTTACTCATTATCAATAAAGTGTTTGAGATAGAACTAGGATATTCCTGTCATGCGGTTATTGTAAATTTAACTTCATGCTTGCAGATATACTTTCACGGCAGGAGGCTAATTGTCTCTGATATACCATCAGTAAGATGGATTCTCTGCGTAGAGTTTCCAAAAAGTATAGGAGTTTTTTTATAAACATGAATATTTTACCTCTTTGATCTCTTGGTGGTGGTTCACAGTTGTGTTCTTATCATTATCTTATCTAACTGCCAAAAGTGGATTCTAATGATTATCTACTCATCAGTAATGGGTTTTGGTTTGTGACAGACGCGGGGCTATTGTGACAACCTTTATGGTGTGCTATGCTCTTACATCATTCATTTCAGGCTATTTAAGTGGTGGACTTTATGCACGGAATTGGTATGGTTTGTCACAAATTAGTCATCTTTATATTCTGAAATAGCAAATATATGGCAATCTTAAGAAGGTCCTggcttgaaatatgattaaattagTCTTTATTTTACAATTAAATTTGTCTCATATTCCTCATTGCCAGGAAAAAACTGGATGAAGACAAATGATCTAGAGAGCATCATTGTTTGCATTTATGTGCTTTGGAATAGGCTTCATGCTTAATACAGTTGCTATATTTTTTGGCTTACTGGCAGCTATTCCATTTGGGACAATACTAACCGTGTTTGTATCATGGGCTTTCATTTCACTCCCTCTTGCACTTCTCAGCACAGCCTTTGGTAGGAACTGGAATGGTTTCCAAAACAATCCATGCTCTGTGAAGACTATTCCACGTACTATCCCTGAGAACTGGTATGTCATGCCCTACATCGCCTCACATATGGGGGACGTCTCCCTTTTTGCAGTGTCTTCATTAAGATGTATTTTGTCTTCACATCATTCTGGATTTACAAGGTAAGCTCGTTCAGTTATTTGCATCGATGGCAATTGATTCGTACCTAATACGTTTAAATATTAGCCAGTGGAATATTTCTATATTTTCCTGGGAAGACCCAGTCCTTTTATGTTTTTGAATTAATTTGGAATGTTATTGCAGTGCCATTCAGCTTTGAATCCCGAATTATCTGAAAAGTCACATACTGAATAAAATGTGCTGGTGCAGTAAATGGATTATGACAAGCGAAACAATTAAATTTTATTGTCTTTCTTGGACAGGTGTACTATGTTTATGGTTTTATGTTACTACTTTTCTTAATCCTCATCATAGTCACAGTGTGTGTGACTATTGTGGGCACATACTTCTTACTGAGTGCTGAGAACTATCGCGGGCAGTAGACTTCATACTTTTCTGCTGCTTTGACAACTGGTTGTGTACACCTTTACTCGGTATATTACTGCTACATAAAGACAAAGATATCAGGCTTTTCCCAGACCACCTTCTATGTTGGCTACACCTTAATGTTCTGTTTGGGTTTAGGAATTATTTGTGGTGAGTTCCCAAATTTTCTGATCTTATTCTTCCAATTTCTTCACTTTGCTAATTCCTCTTGTGCAAAATTCAGGTACTGTTGGTTATCTTGACTCCACCTTGTTCGTGACGAAGATCTATCGAAATATTAAATGCGACTAGCTTCATACACACCAGAATATGGGGATTGTAAACTGGCTACGGTTTATTGAAACAACAGCAAATGGAGGTAAGAGGTAAAATGATGATAAAATCTATTTGATACATAGATGTTCTATTTGATAAATGGAGGTAACAGCAAATGCCCTATCGCTGTTGTTTCCCTTCAGATTCGATCCTAGGTGGTCTTGCATATTTCTTATTTATACTATAGGCAATTATCCTGATTTATATAATTCTACAAAACATACTTCAACCAATTCATTTGACCGCCATTTTAATCTTAGTTTTGTTATAGAATTGGATGAGAAGCAACATCTACCATTACTGCAACTTTCATACCCCTCTGTTACTTTCGACATTTTCATGTATGATGTAATTATTATATGAACCATGAAGAGCCAATATCcttttttaatcttttcattTCCGTTGACTAAAGTCAACTTTATTGTGTCATCATTACAGATCAGGGACAACTAAAAGGCGCAAGGCAAGCAAAGACGAGCAAACAAACCTTCCGATTATGTTCTTCTAGGAATCTCCCTTGCGATGTAACTGGCCACCCTCGGGGCGTTTTCTTACTAGTTTTTGAGCTGATCTTGACTTTAACAACAATGGCGGTCATCAAGTCGAGAGGCTCATTGATACATTACAGTCTCCTCGTTAGCTTCAACGCCTTGTCACCCTTTGATGATGGTCAGAGTATTCATTTTCTTGCCTTTGAACCCTTCCACTCCCATCCTTCATGACGTTTGTTATGTGATCGGCACACAGTCATCAACGCCAAAGCATCCAACAAAGAGGTGTATTTAGACATTGACTCTTGCTTTCTTAAGTCCTGTCTTCTTGTCATCTTCCTCTCGAGCAAACTCATGCTCGCGATGACTTCGTGGCTGATGTTGGATGTGTGCGAATGATTCCCCACATCAAGTCAAGTCAACGATTCTGTATTATTATTAGTCTCACATCCAACAGCCAATCCCAGTCTTCTGATAAGGATCCTTCCTTCCTCCCAACTCGAGACACTATTCTAATCAGGTAATTTGAACATTGAAAACGACAGTATTTGCCCCTACCAAATCATGTTATGTTCTAGTTTTGTTAGTTGCATCATCTTTTCGACCTTACTATCTTTTCCAGGAAGGACTATTCGAGTCCAACGCTGATGATTGAACCATTTGATCGTTGAACAGTGTCATGATATAAACTATCCATCTTATTTGTTGCCTCATTGTTCGGACAATCTAAATGATCTAATCGGTATGGCTTTTACTAGTCACGTCGTATAACTGAACTCACGGAGTTTTGCAGCTTTGAACGAGGAGATGAAGTTGGCGGTGGAGGTCGTTCGAGCCCACCGCCTGAAGCCCATAGGCAGGCATGGCACGACGAACCCCTTCGTCGAAGTGGAGTTCGATGGACAGAGACGCCGCACCGCGACCAAACTCAACGACCTCAACCCCTCGTGGAACGAGACCCTCGTCTTCGACGTCTCCGACCCTCTTTATCTCCCCGACCGCACCGTCGACGTCTCCGTCTTCCACGAGCGCTTATCCTCTTCCGTGGACCACCGCCGTCGCCGTCGCAGCTTCCTCGGCCGCGTTTGCCTCCTTGGATCCTCCGTGGCGTCCTCGCGCCTCGACGCCGCCCTCCAGCTCTGCCCCCTCGACAAACGCAGCCTCTTCTTCAACGTCCGTGGCGAAATAACCCTCCGCCTCTACGCCGTCCCTGACGCCTACGAAGCCCAAGCTGCCGACGGCCACCGTCCCCTCTCCTCCGCCTCTGCACCTACTATTGTTCTGGAATCCATTCCATCATCATCCACTATCCTCAAGTCCATTCCTTCCACCATATCCGCCGCGGAAACGCTGCCGCCCAAGTCCACCATATCCGTCGGCGAGATGATGCCGCCTAAGAAGAAGAGCCATCGTTCGTTTACCAAGGAAAAGGAGCGGAGAGAGTTCCACTCTGTCGGGACCCCATCCGCGACAGGAAAGAGTCAAGTTAGCCATACAACAGGGTTCTTCTCGAACCACGAAAGGAGCCACCATCGCTCGCCGCAGTCTTATTACCGGGCGAACCATGACCTGGCGGGGCCAGCGGTGGCGGCATCAGTGCAGCAAGCTCCTCCGCCCAAAATTGAGTACGCTCCTCCGCCCAAAATTGAGTACGGGATCGTCGAGACCCAGCCGCCACTCGCGGCCCTCATGGGCTACCGGCTCGCCAGAAACAGCGACAAGATCAAAAGCACCTACGACCTCGTGGAGCAGATGGAGTTCCTCTTCGTCCGCATCGTCAGGGCCCGCAACCTCCCTGCCATGGACATCGTCGGCAGCCTCGATCCTTACGTCGTGGTGAAGCTTGGCAACTTCACCAACAAGACCAATCACCGGGAGCGAAACCGGGACCCGGAGTGGGAAAACGTCTTCGCCTTCTCCAAGGGCCACATCCAGGCGCAGCGCCTGGAGGTGGTGGTGAAAGACAAGAACTTCATCAAAGACGACATCGTGGGCAACGTCGCCATCGAGCTCGCCGAGGTCCCCTTGCGCGCTCCGCCGGATGGCCCCGTCGCCCCTCAGTGGTACAGGCTGTGGAAGGGGAACAACCACGACGATGACGCCTACCGGGGGGAGATCATGATGGCCGTGTGGATGGGCACGCAGGCGGACGAGGTGTACCCGGACGCGTTGCACTCCGACGCTCACCTTCTTCCCCTGGCGAGCATCCCCCACACCCGCTCCAAGGTCTACTTCAGCCCCCGCATGAGCTACCTCCGGGTCAACGTCATCTCGGCCCAGGACCTGAAGCCGTCCCGCCCCGACCCGGCGATCTACATCAAGGTCCAGCTCGGTGCCCAGCTGCGGTGGACTCTCGTCTCCTCGGACCGCTCCCCGAACCCGACATGGAAGAACGAGGAGCTCATGCTCGTTGCCTGCGAGCCTTTCGACGAGCCGCTCGTGCTCATGGTCCAGGACCGTCTCCTGCCGAACAAGGACGAGACCTTGGCCAAGCTGGAGATCCGCAAGGGAGCTATCCGCACCCGCGCCGACCACCACAAGCCCTTTGCCCCTCAGTGGTTCAACCTCGACAACCCCAAtggaagcagcggcagcggcaacggCAGCGGCTACGGCAAGCTCCAGCTTCGGGTCTACTACGACAACAACTACCATGTGATCGACGAGTCCGCGCACTTCTGCAGCGACTTCCAGCCCTCCGCCAAGCCGCTCCGGAAGCCCAACATCGGATTACTCGAGCTCGGGATACTGAACGCCCGGGATCTTGCACCACTGAGGAGCAACAACGGCGGGGGCAGGAGAGTCGACGCGTACTGTGTCGCGAAGTACGGCCCCAAGTGGGTGCGCACACGGACGATCCTCGGCACGGCGGAACCCCGGTGGAACGAGCAGTACTCATGGGACGTCCACGACCCCTGCACGGTCCTCACCGTAGCCGTCTTCAACAACGGCCACGTCGACGGCAACAACGACGCCGCCAAAGACGATCCCCTCGGAAAGATCCGAATCCGGCTATCGACGCTGGCGATTGACCGTGTCTACACTCACTTCTATCCTTTGCTAGCGGTGCATCCTTCCGGTTTGAAGAAGACCGGCGAGCTGCATCTGGGCCTCCGATTCACTTGCACGTCGTGGCTGAACATGTTGTTCTTGTACGTCAAGCCTTTGTATCCCAAGATGCACTACAAGCAGCCTATCCCGTTCAAGCAGATGCAGTACCTCCGCTACCAGGCGAAGCAGACAGTGGCAGCGAAGCTGGCCCGGGCTGAGCCGCCGCTGGGGAGAGATGTGGTCGCATATATCCTCGACGATGCTTCCAACACGTTCAGCCTTAGGAAGGGCAAGACCAATTGGCATCGGATCAGGATGCTGTTCTCCGACGTCCAGGCCTACCTGAAATGGTTCGACGCTGTCCGGAGTTGGACCAGGCCGGCGGTGACCACTCTCGTCCTCCTGCTCTTCTGCGTCGTTGCCTGGACGCCGTCCCTGATCCTTCCCTCCGTATTCCTCCACCTGTTCATCGTGGGCGCCTGGAATTCCCGGCGTCGCCCGCGCCACCCGCCGCACTTGGACACGAATCTGTCGTTCGCCGAGTCGGCCGTCCCAGACGAGCTCGACGAGGAGCTAGATAGTTACCCGTCGACGAGGACGAACGAGATGGTCATGAGCAGGTACGACCGGCTGAGGGTGGTCGCCAGTAGGGTGCAGTCGGTGGTGGCAGATCTGGCCAACCACGCGGAGAGGATACAGGCCTTGCTGAGCTGGAGGGATCCCCGGGCGACGGCCATCTTCGTAGTATTTGCCATCATAATGGCTGCAGTCTTCTATTTCCTGCCGTTCCAGTTGGTGGTGATGCTCCTGGGGCTGTACTTCATGCGCCACCCCAAGTTCCGGAGCAAGAGGCCCTCGACGGCTTATAACTTCTTCCGGAGGCTGCCGAGCAACGCCGATACATTTCTGTAAACAAATCGCATGTGGAAACACACGCAATGGTGTGCGCTCGTCATAGCAATCAGTGTTGTTTTCTACTGGGGAAGATGAAGAAAGTGTCCGAAGGTTGTACGTGTTCTGGTAATGTCATCCTCTCTTTTCATGTGAAATAACACCAATTCATCATCATGTGGTCGATGACCGCTCAAACACATACTTATATGTAATTTAGAGGGATATCACAGGAATTACAGATATAAATTTATGTTACATGGTAAAAATTTCAGTAAGTCGTGTGATATCCCTATGGTTGACCATTTTGACAACACGTTGGAGGTCAAACCAAATTACTTAGCATGGTTGGCAGATGTCGTATCCAACTTGACCATGATCACTTTCACCGCCCATGCTAATAATCATTGTTCCTATTGAAGAGGGTCTCGTTTCCTTCCTTCTTCGACCGCCTCGCCTATCGACCGACTCCGAAGGTTAAagcgagaagaagagaagagcgaACAAGAGAAGAAGAGTTGCCAGAAGAGCCGTGCGAACCCTTGTTTTTGATATGATGCAACCCTTGGTGGTGCCGAATCCCTCTCCTTGTACCGAAGCCGCCTCCTCTTCTGCTGTCGCGGCCTTCTTACCCTTCCGTCCGCTCTGTTCTAAGGTCTCCTTTCTCttgacttcttattttttctGAGGGTTCCCAGCCTTCTATGAATCACTCGGGTTTGCTCTGTGAATTACAGGAATCGGCCTTTCGGGGAACCAGAATTCCGATCGAGACGCGTGGGTTTCGGTCGCAGAGGGCTTCCTCTTTTCGTTGGATTACCAGATCTAGGAAGCCACCTGGTGAGCCTTTTGACGTCTTTAATTGTTGTTCTTGTTTGGTTCCTATTATGTTAGACAAAGGGGGGTGAGATGAAGTGCTTCCCTTGATGACTGCCATAGGAGATCTATTGGTTCGAGGCATACGTATTTTATGGCTACCATATCCTTGATATTAACTACTGTTCTATAGATGGGAAAACTGGCATATATGATATCCATCTGAAATGTGTTGCCATAAATGATAAAGGAGAACTTGCTGAACGATGTAGAGTGTGAGAGAAAACAAAACTTCTTCACTTTATCAAAGGCCCGGAAAAGGTTGGGTAGCAATCCGATGGATGAACGGTGCTATCAgtatctttttcatttatattgaaGCCATATACTCACTGGACAAGCCACAAAATAAGACTACATGGACATATAGAGAGAATCTTTCAGGGTCAAGTTCATATTATCTTGGGATCATATCTTTCCAAGCATAGTTAACTGTATTTGAGGTTGCAATGTTGCACCAATGTCTTTGTATTAATCGTGCTATAAGGGTTCTTCATATGTTAGTATAACTCAAGAATTCAACTGTAAAGGATGCTTAATTTTGATCTACTTTCTATGGTTTTGAAAAAGCAATGGAAAAGGATGCTTCTATTTTCCACTATTTTTAGTTGATTTATGTGAGCTTAatagttctttctttctttgttacaGTGGTTAAATCAATTGCTACTCAAGACCCATTGGTTGATTTGCCCCTAACTGCTGAAAATGTCGAGTCAGTATTGGATGAAGTGCGACCATATCTTATCGCTGATGGAGGAAATGTAGCACTTCATGAGATAGATGGAAATATTGTAAGACTAAAACTGCAAGGAGCGTGTGGGTCTTGTCCAAGTTCTGTAATGACGATGAAGATGGGCATCGAGCGTCGGTTAATGGAAAAAATTCCAGAAATAGTTGCAGTGGAACCAATCACCGACCAAGAGACAGGGCTTCAGCTGAATGAAGAAAACATAGAGAAGGTAACCAATGGCAAAATAATTATCATGTTAAaatatgattttacctttgtaatTTTAGATTTTGGTTGTGGATACTCTTCTTTCTTATCATGCTTGTGGCTATAAagagtttgtttttttttttattagtttCACAATTCTGGTAAATATCCAGACTTAGGGTTGAAATAATTACCATCTACTTTTAGCAGTGACAGATTTCCTTATTTTACCTTGTTATGGGATTGTTTTGATGTTCTGTGAGAAATCATTCCTCATGTACCTATTTTTTCATTATTCTCGATTTTCAGATCTTAAAATGTCTACAGTAGCTACCATGAGAATGTAATTGATTGAAGATGCACGAACCAAACTAGTGCTATCCTTCTTTGTTCCATCTGTTTAAATGGTTACTTTGTCTAAGTGAAACATGGTGTGGGTCCCATGAACATACACGTGCACCCAATAGACTAAGTCATCATAATAATAGCTTAAAAGCAAGGATTATGCATCATGATATGCATAATGCATAAAATTATTCTGTGTAATGCATCATgatatgcatatatgcatgtgTTATGTCATCATTTCAGAATCTCAATTATCTATCTTATGTATATGATGTGACACTACCTGGAACACGTCAATGACGAAATTTGATCGATATGGGCCTTATATTTCTTGGAAGCTAAAACTAAGGAGTTTGATCCTCCTATACCTATATTTTCTATAGCTGCATAAGACAAGCAGGGAGAGCAAAGTATtgcatttttttataatttatgatgTTGATATTACTTAAATATGCCTGACTATGATTCGATTTATTTTACAAAATAAGGatattactatatttttttttatgcttgaGGTTCTCTACATCAATGAACTGATTGGGTTAGCCAGTCCAACCTGATTTATTTGAGACTGGATTAACATTTTAATATAACTGAACCTGTCTTAAGGTCAGTTCACAGTTTTCTGATCGAACTAGCGAGTCCTTCCCAGTTCTGATAATTTTAATTCAAGCAAATCGAAGTTCATCTGGGAACCCCTTGTATATCATTTTCTGATGATTTGTTTTTAGCTGAGAATTGGTTTCATAAAAAGTTGATATCCCCTCTGCACTACAATTTTTGTTGAATTGGTGGAGGATGcttatttccctttttttttctttttttttttctgaatttacCTGCTTCTACTTTGTTCTTGTGGCTTTTTTCCACCACTAATGCATGTGATATTATACCATAACTGTTCTGAAATCTTGGCAGCTTGGATATTACCATTTCTATGTgtgattacaaaaaaaaaagcatgaaTGAAAACCCTGATGCTCGCCTTTGGTTCCATTGTTAGGTACTCGACGAGATAAGGCCATACCTTGCTGGAACCGGTGGCGGTGAGCTTGA comes from the Musa acuminata AAA Group cultivar baxijiao chromosome BXJ1-10, Cavendish_Baxijiao_AAA, whole genome shotgun sequence genome and includes:
- the LOC104000526 gene encoding FT-interacting protein 3; translated protein: MKLAVEVVRAHRLKPIGRHGTTNPFVEVEFDGQRRRTATKLNDLNPSWNETLVFDVSDPLYLPDRTVDVSVFHERLSSSVDHRRRRRSFLGRVCLLGSSVASSRLDAALQLCPLDKRSLFFNVRGEITLRLYAVPDAYEAQAADGHRPLSSASAPTIVLESIPSSSTILKSIPSTISAAETLPPKSTISVGEMMPPKKKSHRSFTKEKERREFHSVGTPSATGKSQVSHTTGFFSNHERSHHRSPQSYYRANHDLAGPAVAASVQQAPPPKIEYAPPPKIEYGIVETQPPLAALMGYRLARNSDKIKSTYDLVEQMEFLFVRIVRARNLPAMDIVGSLDPYVVVKLGNFTNKTNHRERNRDPEWENVFAFSKGHIQAQRLEVVVKDKNFIKDDIVGNVAIELAEVPLRAPPDGPVAPQWYRLWKGNNHDDDAYRGEIMMAVWMGTQADEVYPDALHSDAHLLPLASIPHTRSKVYFSPRMSYLRVNVISAQDLKPSRPDPAIYIKVQLGAQLRWTLVSSDRSPNPTWKNEELMLVACEPFDEPLVLMVQDRLLPNKDETLAKLEIRKGAIRTRADHHKPFAPQWFNLDNPNGSSGSGNGSGYGKLQLRVYYDNNYHVIDESAHFCSDFQPSAKPLRKPNIGLLELGILNARDLAPLRSNNGGGRRVDAYCVAKYGPKWVRTRTILGTAEPRWNEQYSWDVHDPCTVLTVAVFNNGHVDGNNDAAKDDPLGKIRIRLSTLAIDRVYTHFYPLLAVHPSGLKKTGELHLGLRFTCTSWLNMLFLYVKPLYPKMHYKQPIPFKQMQYLRYQAKQTVAAKLARAEPPLGRDVVAYILDDASNTFSLRKGKTNWHRIRMLFSDVQAYLKWFDAVRSWTRPAVTTLVLLLFCVVAWTPSLILPSVFLHLFIVGAWNSRRRPRHPPHLDTNLSFAESAVPDELDEELDSYPSTRTNEMVMSRYDRLRVVASRVQSVVADLANHAERIQALLSWRDPRATAIFVVFAIIMAAVFYFLPFQLVVMLLGLYFMRHPKFRSKRPSTAYNFFRRLPSNADTFL
- the LOC104000282 gene encoding nifU-like protein 2, chloroplastic gives rise to the protein MMQPLVVPNPSPCTEAASSSAVAAFLPFRPLCSKESAFRGTRIPIETRGFRSQRASSFRWITRSRKPPVVKSIATQDPLVDLPLTAENVESVLDEVRPYLIADGGNVALHEIDGNIVRLKLQGACGSCPSSVMTMKMGIERRLMEKIPEIVAVEPITDQETGLQLNEENIEKVLDEIRPYLAGTGGGELELVKIEEPIVKVRLTGQAAGIMTVRVAVTQKLREKIPAIAAVQLLS